Proteins from a single region of Candidatus Bathyarchaeota archaeon:
- a CDS encoding RraA family protein, with the protein MTNFKRPPKELVGEFRRLFTGCVSDAMNKGGAMCSAIKPLIEQVKVAGPALTVWTYPGDITTLVKAIDIAQKGDILVVDGRGFTEAAIWGELLTRSAILRGIEAVIIDGAVRDTTDIRKLRYPVFARAAVPCDGTMGFLGNINVPIQCGGIQVNPGDVVLGDDDGVVVVPQGQAKEVLEYAKNIAEAEVKIKDLIEKGKTVGEILNIDKVLEELAKKKPAQLEVK; encoded by the coding sequence GTGACTAATTTCAAACGACCGCCTAAAGAGTTGGTTGGCGAATTTCGCAGGTTATTTACAGGGTGTGTTTCTGATGCTATGAACAAGGGAGGAGCGATGTGTAGTGCGATAAAGCCTTTAATTGAACAAGTTAAAGTAGCTGGACCGGCTTTGACTGTTTGGACGTATCCTGGCGACATCACAACATTAGTAAAGGCTATCGACATCGCGCAGAAAGGCGACATCCTAGTAGTTGATGGAAGAGGATTTACCGAAGCTGCCATATGGGGAGAGTTACTCACAAGGTCAGCAATCCTTCGAGGGATCGAAGCTGTAATAATCGATGGTGCAGTTCGCGATACCACAGATATAAGAAAACTTAGGTATCCGGTTTTTGCACGGGCAGCGGTTCCTTGTGATGGAACGATGGGATTCTTAGGAAACATAAATGTTCCAATCCAATGTGGAGGAATTCAAGTTAACCCAGGGGACGTTGTGTTAGGTGATGACGATGGTGTCGTGGTTGTCCCTCAGGGGCAAGCGAAAGAGGTGTTAGAATACGCAAAGAATATTGCGGAAGCTGAAGTGAAAATCAAGGACCTGATTGAAAAGGGTAAAACTGTTGGAGAAATCTTGAATATTGACAAGGTTCTTGAAGAGCTTGCGAAAAAGAAGCCGGCACAACTGGAAGTTAAGTAA
- a CDS encoding DUF2721 domain-containing protein, whose amino-acid sequence MQADQIISLLQVTLVPVVMISAVGLICLTVQTRYGRIIDRIRTLNEEKRAIKTALRITDASNPELHRQKERLEFIETILEKLTKRGLYLKWALFLMLSSVFCFVATSFLILMSAIGITQGYLILGLFSIGMICVLVGSVLLSLEVALSYTMTMMEIRT is encoded by the coding sequence ATGCAGGCTGACCAGATTATTTCACTTTTACAGGTAACATTAGTCCCAGTAGTGATGATTTCGGCGGTTGGTTTAATTTGTCTCACTGTCCAAACAAGATACGGACGAATTATCGATAGAATCCGCACCTTAAATGAGGAAAAACGCGCTATTAAAACAGCTCTCAGAATTACAGATGCATCTAATCCTGAACTGCACCGCCAAAAGGAGAGGCTTGAATTCATAGAAACAATTTTAGAAAAACTCACTAAAAGGGGTTTGTACTTAAAGTGGGCGTTATTTTTAATGCTCTCATCCGTCTTCTGTTTTGTTGCAACTTCATTTTTAATCCTAATGAGTGCTATTGGCATTACCCAAGGTTATCTCATACTTGGACTTTTCAGCATCGGGATGATATGCGTTCTAGTCGGGTCTGTGCTACTCAGCTTAGAAGTTGCATTATCTTACACAATGACCATGATGGAGATTAGAACTTGA
- a CDS encoding MFS transporter, translating to MLEQIKLNNDTSTSVDGSYKWIVLLITTVGAFMTPLDSSIVSIALPTIASDLRIDFTMVIWVPTAYLLCLTVLLTSFGRLADIKGRKPLFILGFTIFTIASLLSSVSQSGIQLIIFRALQGAGAALISANSPAIVTDVFPSNERGKALGVNTMATYVGLSVGPTLGGLLVQSLGWRSIFYINLPIGIFVITLSLLKLKESTVLKSQQKFDLMGAGTLSIGLTMLLLALTFGGSYGWGTPFILSLFTASGVFLIAFIFLEKRMAEDAVLDVSLFLRNRLFTAANLSALLNYTSYFAVGFLMSFYLQRVLGYSPTQAGLLLLPMPLTMAVLAPISGWASDKLGSRLLTSGGMALICISLFLFSTLKVSSSWTDVLTNLFILGVGMGLFSSPNTSAVMGSVEKHRLSLAGGMLATMRFMGQSMSLAIAGAVLATSVSPNILSGLFTGFRTGGEAIAAAAFVEGLHQVFLVSASIAALGVVTSLVRGKGK from the coding sequence ATGTTAGAGCAGATCAAACTAAACAATGATACTTCAACAAGCGTCGACGGATCCTACAAATGGATAGTTTTGTTAATAACCACCGTTGGCGCTTTCATGACCCCTCTTGACAGTAGCATCGTAAGCATAGCTTTGCCAACGATTGCATCGGATCTACGCATCGACTTTACTATGGTCATATGGGTGCCCACGGCATACCTACTCTGTCTTACCGTTTTACTAACAAGTTTTGGAAGGTTGGCTGACATAAAGGGGCGGAAACCGCTATTTATCTTGGGATTTACAATATTTACAATCGCATCTTTGCTAAGTAGTGTCTCTCAAAGTGGAATACAATTAATTATTTTTCGCGCCCTTCAAGGAGCCGGGGCTGCCCTCATCTCTGCAAATTCGCCAGCTATAGTGACAGATGTTTTTCCAAGTAATGAGCGGGGTAAGGCTCTTGGCGTAAACACGATGGCAACATACGTTGGTCTTTCTGTTGGGCCCACCTTGGGAGGTCTCCTAGTTCAAAGTTTGGGTTGGCGTTCGATCTTTTACATAAATTTGCCAATCGGCATCTTTGTGATAACCTTATCTCTCCTAAAGCTAAAGGAGTCGACGGTCCTAAAGAGTCAACAGAAATTCGATTTAATGGGTGCAGGTACACTTTCTATAGGACTAACCATGTTGCTTCTTGCTTTAACCTTTGGTGGGAGCTATGGATGGGGGACCCCCTTTATTCTAAGCTTATTCACGGCTAGTGGAGTTTTCTTGATTGCTTTCATTTTTTTGGAGAAAAGGATGGCAGAGGACGCCGTGCTTGACGTGTCTCTCTTCCTTCGGAACCGACTATTTACAGCTGCCAACTTGAGTGCCTTACTCAATTATACATCTTATTTCGCTGTAGGTTTTTTGATGTCATTCTATCTACAAAGGGTCCTCGGCTATTCGCCAACTCAAGCCGGGCTTCTTCTTTTACCAATGCCATTAACGATGGCGGTGCTTGCTCCCATTAGCGGTTGGGCCTCCGACAAACTTGGTTCACGTCTACTAACTTCAGGAGGAATGGCTTTGATTTGCATCTCACTTTTTCTATTTAGCACTCTTAAAGTCAGCTCCTCCTGGACGGATGTGCTAACAAATTTGTTCATTCTAGGGGTCGGCATGGGACTATTTTCCTCTCCGAATACAAGTGCGGTTATGGGCTCGGTTGAAAAACATAGGTTAAGCCTAGCTGGGGGAATGCTAGCAACTATGCGGTTTATGGGGCAATCAATGAGCTTAGCCATTGCAGGAGCTGTTCTAGCTACCAGCGTATCCCCTAACATTCTATCGGGTTTGTTCACCGGGTTTAGAACAGGAGGTGAGGCGATCGCCGCAGCGGCATTCGTTGAAGGACTTCACCAAGTTTTCCTAGTTTCAGCTTCTATTGCAGCTCTAGGGGTTGTTACCTCCTTGGTGCGCGGAAAGGGTAAGTAA